In Cellvibrio polysaccharolyticus, a genomic segment contains:
- the nusG gene encoding transcription termination/antitermination protein NusG — MAKRWYVVHAYSGYEKKVATSLKERVALHQMEESFGDILVPTEEVVEMRGGQKRKSERKFFPGYVLVQMELNDDTWHLVKDTPRVMGFIGGKGDQPAPITEKEAEAILRRVDDSIEKPKPKTIFEPGEMVRVTDGPFNDFNGVVEEVNYDKNRLRVAVLIFGRSTPVELEFSQVEKT; from the coding sequence ATGGCTAAGCGTTGGTACGTGGTACACGCCTATTCCGGATACGAAAAAAAGGTGGCAACCTCTTTGAAAGAGCGTGTCGCTTTGCACCAGATGGAAGAAAGCTTCGGTGACATTCTTGTGCCTACCGAAGAAGTTGTAGAAATGCGCGGCGGCCAGAAGCGGAAAAGCGAAAGAAAGTTTTTCCCGGGCTATGTGCTGGTGCAGATGGAACTTAACGATGACACCTGGCACCTTGTGAAAGATACGCCAAGAGTGATGGGTTTCATCGGTGGCAAAGGTGATCAGCCTGCGCCGATTACCGAAAAAGAAGCTGAAGCAATTCTGAGGCGTGTAGACGACTCTATTGAGAAGCCGAAGCCAAAAACCATATTTGAGCCGGGTGAAATGGTTCGCGTAACAGATGGTCCTTTCAACGACTTTAATGGCGTTGTTGAAGAGGTCAACTACGATAAAAACCGTTTACGTGTTGCTGTTTTGATTTTCGGTCGTTCTACACCGGTTGAACTGGAATTCAGTCAAGTCGAAAAGACCTGA
- a CDS encoding 3-keto-disaccharide hydrolase: MLFKSSLYRKLSLPVALAGGFTFLLSSALVLAEAKKEKEPWEQAQETEVWEPVPPVVSAQPNQPPSDAVVLFDGKNLNAWSNLEGKAAGWKVENGAVTVVPKTGDIRTKESFCDIQLHLEWRSPAKIAGKEGQGLGNSGVFLQERYEIQVLDSYENPTYPNGQATSVYKQVIPLVNATRAPGEWQTYDIIYKAPVFDNSEKLVSPAYVTVLHNGVLVQNHTEIEGPTEWIGKHPYKAHDCAPLRLQDHGDLVSFRNIWVRKL, from the coding sequence ATGCTATTTAAATCAAGTCTTTATCGTAAATTGTCATTACCTGTTGCATTGGCTGGTGGCTTTACTTTTTTGCTGTCGTCCGCCTTGGTGCTTGCCGAAGCAAAAAAAGAGAAGGAACCGTGGGAGCAGGCTCAGGAGACTGAAGTGTGGGAACCGGTACCGCCTGTTGTTTCTGCTCAGCCAAATCAGCCGCCATCGGATGCCGTCGTATTATTTGATGGTAAGAACCTGAATGCCTGGAGCAACCTCGAGGGTAAGGCCGCTGGTTGGAAAGTTGAGAATGGCGCTGTTACCGTTGTTCCTAAAACTGGCGATATCAGAACCAAAGAATCTTTCTGTGATATTCAATTACATCTTGAATGGCGTTCACCGGCCAAGATCGCTGGTAAAGAAGGACAGGGGTTAGGCAACAGCGGTGTGTTTCTGCAAGAGCGTTATGAAATACAGGTTCTCGACTCTTATGAAAATCCGACTTACCCCAATGGTCAGGCTACTTCTGTTTATAAGCAGGTGATTCCTTTGGTTAATGCCACCCGTGCTCCGGGAGAGTGGCAAACCTACGACATCATCTATAAGGCTCCGGTATTTGATAACAGTGAAAAGCTGGTAAGTCCCGCGTATGTAACTGTTTTGCATAACGGTGTTCTGGTGCAGAACCATACCGAGATCGAAGGTCCTACCGAGTGGATTGGCAAGCACCCTTACAAAGCGCATGATTGCGCGCCTTTGCGACTGCAGGATCATGGCGATCTGGTCAGCTTCAGAAATATTTGGGTCAGAAAGTTGTAA
- the birA gene encoding bifunctional biotin--[acetyl-CoA-carboxylase] ligase/biotin operon repressor BirA: MANGTQFDEYQSVMLTTLADGELHSGQEIANKLGVSRTAVWKHLQKLEAAGIALETVKGKGYRIVGGLELLDAATIQHHLPAHSRALLTRLEVLASASSTNDQVLSQARQAGSGYVCLAEQQTAGRGRRGRQWISPFGKNIYLSAGWEYEGGAAVLEGLSLAVGVAIVKAFSAAGIPGVQLKWPNDVLWQGKKLAGVLLEMSGDASGRCYVVVGIGINVEMSEHDAKDISQQWVDLHSIARENSKNNPGRNLLAALLIEQLFSVLESYAGKRFVAYKNDWQALNAFSNQPVILTTSNETFSGKMSGVTDAGALVLDCDGQEKVFYGGEVSLRGVSGDT, translated from the coding sequence ATGGCGAATGGAACACAATTTGACGAGTATCAGAGCGTGATGTTGACGACATTGGCTGATGGCGAACTCCATTCCGGGCAGGAGATTGCCAACAAGCTGGGCGTCAGTCGAACTGCGGTATGGAAACATTTGCAAAAACTTGAAGCGGCAGGTATCGCCCTGGAAACGGTTAAAGGAAAAGGCTATCGCATCGTCGGTGGTTTGGAGCTGCTTGACGCGGCGACAATACAACACCATTTGCCGGCACACAGCAGGGCATTGCTAACGCGGCTTGAGGTTCTTGCCAGCGCTTCATCAACCAACGACCAGGTCTTATCACAGGCGCGCCAGGCTGGTTCCGGATATGTGTGCCTTGCCGAGCAGCAAACTGCCGGGCGAGGGCGGCGGGGGCGGCAATGGATCAGCCCCTTCGGTAAAAATATTTATTTATCGGCCGGCTGGGAATACGAGGGCGGCGCCGCCGTGCTTGAAGGGCTCAGTCTTGCGGTCGGTGTGGCCATTGTAAAAGCATTCTCTGCTGCTGGTATTCCAGGCGTTCAGCTGAAATGGCCCAACGATGTATTGTGGCAAGGAAAGAAATTGGCTGGCGTGCTATTGGAGATGAGTGGTGACGCCTCCGGTCGATGTTACGTGGTGGTCGGCATTGGTATAAACGTTGAAATGTCCGAGCATGATGCCAAAGACATTTCCCAGCAGTGGGTTGATCTGCACAGCATCGCCCGAGAGAATTCAAAAAATAATCCTGGAAGAAATTTGTTGGCGGCTCTGCTGATCGAGCAGCTTTTCTCTGTATTGGAAAGCTATGCCGGCAAACGTTTTGTGGCTTATAAAAACGATTGGCAAGCATTAAATGCATTCTCCAATCAACCCGTAATACTCACTACGTCCAACGAAACCTTCTCCGGAAAAATGTCAGGTGTAACCGATGCCGGGGCGCTGGTATTGGATTGTGATGGTCAGGAAAAAGTATTTTATGGTGGTGAAGTTTCGCTGAGAGGTGTCTCCGGTGATACTTGA
- a CDS encoding type III pantothenate kinase, with protein MILDIDMGNTRGKWRLRTAGVIHQRGVLDIKVGVAAGLQDFYFKANLAEYKIEKILISSVLDAERNAQLSLFFKEKMAIVVCFAKSTASWNHLKNGYDHPEKLGVDRWLAMIAAVHENHGACIVVDCGTAITVDAIDAEGNHCGGYIAPGFGALHQALFNTTLIPPVQTAYSHSSAPGLNTSAAIGNARLAMLSGLIVEAERALLAKSNGSQLLLMATGGDAIQVQRIRPDALLKPELVLDGLALFFETSDQVEDCKER; from the coding sequence GTGATACTTGATATTGATATGGGTAATACGCGGGGCAAATGGCGCTTGCGTACAGCCGGCGTAATACATCAACGCGGTGTTCTTGATATTAAAGTTGGTGTTGCTGCCGGACTGCAGGATTTTTATTTCAAAGCAAATCTTGCCGAATACAAAATAGAAAAAATTTTAATATCCAGCGTATTGGATGCAGAAAGGAATGCACAGCTGAGTCTTTTTTTTAAAGAAAAAATGGCAATCGTTGTCTGTTTTGCGAAAAGCACTGCTTCATGGAATCACTTGAAAAATGGCTATGATCACCCTGAAAAGCTGGGGGTAGATCGTTGGCTGGCAATGATTGCTGCCGTTCATGAAAATCATGGAGCTTGCATCGTTGTGGATTGCGGCACAGCCATTACCGTAGATGCTATTGATGCAGAGGGAAATCATTGCGGTGGTTATATTGCTCCCGGGTTTGGCGCTCTGCATCAGGCTCTCTTCAATACTACCCTGATACCTCCCGTGCAAACTGCCTATAGCCATTCGTCGGCACCAGGGCTTAATACATCAGCAGCCATCGGAAATGCTCGTCTCGCGATGTTATCCGGATTAATTGTCGAGGCTGAAAGGGCGTTGCTGGCAAAGTCCAATGGTTCGCAGCTGTTACTGATGGCCACCGGTGGCGACGCTATACAGGTGCAAAGAATTCGCCCCGATGCATTGCTAAAGCCCGAGCTGGTATTGGATGGTTTGGCACTGTTTTTTGAAACTTCCGATCAGGTAGAGGATTGCAAGGAGAGATAA
- the rplA gene encoding 50S ribosomal protein L1 — MAKLSKRQRAIREKIDSTKQYSIESAIALLKEVSSVKFAETVDVSINLGIDPRKSDQSVRGATTLPHGNGKDVRVAVFTQGANAEAAKAAGAEFVGMDELAAEIKAGKNDFDVVIASPDAMRVVGQLGQVLGPRGLMPNPKTGTVTPDVVTAVKNAKAGQVRYRAEKGGIIHGGIGKLSFDTVALKENLEALVNDLKRAKPSTSKGIYLKKIALSTTMGPGIVIDQSTLAV, encoded by the coding sequence ATGGCTAAATTATCAAAGCGTCAACGCGCTATTCGCGAAAAAATTGACTCAACCAAGCAATACTCTATTGAGTCTGCAATTGCCCTGTTGAAAGAAGTTTCTTCAGTAAAGTTTGCAGAAACTGTTGATGTTTCCATCAACCTTGGTATTGATCCGCGTAAATCCGATCAGTCAGTTCGCGGTGCAACTACCCTGCCTCACGGTAACGGTAAAGACGTTCGCGTAGCTGTATTCACCCAGGGCGCCAATGCCGAAGCAGCTAAAGCTGCCGGTGCAGAGTTCGTGGGTATGGATGAGCTGGCAGCAGAAATCAAAGCTGGCAAAAACGACTTTGACGTTGTTATTGCAAGCCCGGACGCAATGCGTGTTGTAGGCCAATTAGGTCAGGTACTGGGTCCTCGTGGTCTGATGCCTAACCCGAAAACCGGTACTGTGACGCCTGACGTTGTTACCGCAGTGAAAAACGCCAAAGCCGGTCAGGTTCGTTACCGTGCAGAGAAAGGCGGTATTATTCACGGTGGTATCGGCAAGCTGTCTTTTGACACCGTTGCGCTGAAAGAAAACCTGGAAGCTCTGGTTAATGACCTGAAAAGAGCCAAGCCATCAACTTCCAAAGGTATCTACCTGAAGAAGATTGCACTGAGCACCACTATGGGCCCAGGCATTGTAATTGATCAATCTACTCTGGCTGTTTAA
- a CDS encoding DUF7133 domain-containing protein — MKNIILKWLLSSAMFACALMANAYYPEPKGPLADFVENKDWKVVDGVTLAKDGNSFSVNAGDAPVVLSQMSGSEPFELLSRSGFGDAWLKVNFMVTENTLAWVYIQSRYALSLSTGSKVQSSAALQPGALLNKNEGVSDLLKLTGIDAAKKVELTPGKLHSLELKFRAPRYDEANNKTDNAMILEAKIDDVVIHSNTFLTSFSYGAKYNWEEPFGPLRFILQEGSLVLSDIDMRHADFAAVEVPAEQGKATNLAELTDFVAEGKEYFTAFGCGECHAVGQNDTSFKTGPNLFGLMTATPRDREVVDGSSGGRFTVKADRSYLHASIRNPGAQLAVREQGEGEGEAYLPVMPPYSAEIIADKQIEALGAYIATLNTRSNQGPVVKLVTADGPEQYDPMEDGLQFLVGDRVRIQRGPIEGLSGRSIHVGQPGGIHYSFDPRLLAVAKIWQGGFLDVSGEWTNRGGKGLKTGFDSQVIDLGKEGYLLAPLNKDGKLIDFSFKESVFGDTATIEKSLYNKEDHLDLVKAVDAAFKGYEVNTKQKTDAPVFNYRIGENTIAISHQLNADGELVVRVKGQLKTAQQFSLNSRLLADASVSKGEVKDLVWTLPAGKVDAQLSGKLQVASHVWQPEKSGFNHLRQKLSVVDAKANMPAGYQVESYLPPKDNFGRSQLFEALGIAVAPDGTIVVSTRTAGIWRIVKGEWHLFAEGVFDSLGVVIEDKKGLKVVIGQKAELTRVSDTNGDGLADKFETLFDSHSYHSNYHAYMHGPAKGGDGAYYVTLNLSHTNVAVYKADGKYMGSEGGLAGWAIRVTPEGKSSLWANGLRSPAGISTAPDGTIWYADNQGEFVSTSKLFVLEKDKFYGHPSGLVDLPGMTPDSPEIAWENVQDKREHALVLFPHNQVANSPGHPVWDTTKGKFSAFNDQIFIGDQTQSNLLRVTTETVDGTRQGAVMPFIDGLESGVMRPVFLPDGSLLVGQTGRGWQARGGHVASLQRIWWDRKTVTQAIHHVAAKPDGFEVTLTQALDAGVTEAALKDALQIGSWVYRDAPDYGSPTMDERKDGVKAVSLDSSRKVIRISLDSLEQTKVHPQQTARVYHIQLTGSLVKPGDREPGAFYTLYKFPQK, encoded by the coding sequence ATGAAAAATATAATTTTAAAATGGCTTTTGTCATCCGCCATGTTCGCGTGTGCATTGATGGCCAATGCCTACTACCCGGAACCCAAGGGGCCTTTAGCTGATTTTGTCGAAAACAAGGATTGGAAAGTTGTTGATGGTGTAACCCTGGCAAAGGATGGTAACTCTTTCTCCGTCAATGCGGGAGATGCGCCAGTCGTGCTCAGCCAGATGTCAGGTTCCGAACCCTTCGAGTTGCTCAGCCGCTCCGGGTTTGGTGACGCCTGGCTAAAAGTAAATTTTATGGTGACTGAAAATACCTTGGCCTGGGTATATATTCAATCCCGCTATGCGTTATCGCTTTCTACCGGGTCCAAAGTGCAATCTTCTGCTGCTTTGCAGCCGGGTGCCTTGCTGAATAAAAATGAAGGTGTTTCTGACTTATTAAAACTGACCGGTATCGACGCCGCCAAAAAAGTGGAATTAACTCCAGGGAAATTGCATAGCCTGGAGTTGAAATTTCGTGCGCCCCGTTACGATGAGGCGAACAACAAAACCGATAATGCCATGATCCTTGAGGCTAAAATCGATGATGTGGTTATTCACTCAAATACCTTTCTCACCAGCTTCTCTTACGGTGCCAAATACAATTGGGAAGAACCCTTCGGGCCGTTGCGTTTTATTCTCCAGGAAGGCTCACTGGTGCTTTCCGATATTGATATGCGCCATGCAGATTTCGCTGCAGTGGAAGTACCTGCCGAACAAGGAAAGGCAACCAATCTCGCGGAGTTGACAGACTTTGTAGCGGAAGGAAAAGAATACTTCACCGCCTTTGGCTGTGGTGAGTGTCACGCTGTTGGCCAGAACGATACTTCCTTTAAAACCGGCCCCAACCTGTTTGGCTTGATGACTGCAACGCCGCGTGACAGAGAGGTCGTTGATGGCAGTTCCGGCGGTCGTTTTACAGTAAAAGCAGACCGTTCATACCTGCATGCGAGTATTCGTAACCCGGGTGCGCAGCTTGCTGTTCGTGAGCAGGGTGAAGGTGAGGGCGAAGCTTATCTGCCGGTAATGCCGCCTTACAGCGCTGAAATTATTGCTGACAAGCAAATCGAAGCGCTCGGTGCCTATATCGCGACATTAAATACCCGTTCCAATCAGGGGCCGGTGGTGAAACTGGTAACCGCTGATGGTCCGGAGCAATATGACCCGATGGAAGACGGTTTGCAATTTCTGGTGGGTGATCGCGTCCGTATTCAGCGTGGCCCCATCGAAGGGCTTTCCGGCCGTTCGATTCACGTCGGTCAACCCGGTGGTATTCATTACAGCTTTGATCCGCGTCTGTTGGCTGTTGCGAAAATCTGGCAGGGTGGTTTTCTGGATGTATCCGGTGAATGGACCAACCGCGGTGGAAAGGGTTTGAAAACGGGCTTTGATAGTCAGGTAATTGATCTTGGCAAAGAAGGCTATCTGCTAGCACCACTGAACAAAGACGGTAAGTTAATCGATTTTTCTTTCAAGGAATCTGTATTCGGCGATACAGCAACGATCGAAAAATCACTTTATAACAAAGAAGATCATCTGGATCTGGTTAAAGCCGTTGATGCTGCTTTTAAAGGCTATGAAGTCAACACCAAACAAAAAACCGATGCCCCGGTTTTTAACTACCGTATCGGGGAAAACACTATCGCTATCTCCCATCAGTTAAATGCGGATGGTGAGTTGGTTGTGCGTGTGAAAGGCCAATTGAAAACAGCCCAGCAGTTTTCTCTCAACAGTCGCTTGTTGGCGGATGCTTCGGTATCAAAAGGTGAAGTGAAGGATCTGGTGTGGACATTGCCCGCGGGTAAAGTTGATGCGCAACTGAGTGGAAAATTGCAAGTGGCAAGCCATGTCTGGCAACCGGAAAAATCCGGTTTCAATCATCTTCGCCAAAAGCTGAGTGTGGTTGATGCAAAAGCCAATATGCCGGCAGGCTACCAGGTAGAAAGTTATTTGCCGCCGAAAGATAATTTTGGTCGCTCGCAATTATTTGAAGCGCTGGGCATTGCCGTGGCTCCGGACGGTACTATCGTCGTCTCTACCCGCACTGCGGGGATCTGGCGCATCGTCAAAGGCGAATGGCATTTGTTTGCTGAAGGTGTCTTTGACAGTCTGGGTGTGGTCATTGAAGATAAGAAAGGTCTCAAGGTCGTTATTGGCCAGAAAGCCGAGCTGACCCGTGTCAGTGATACCAATGGCGACGGACTGGCAGACAAGTTTGAAACCTTATTCGACTCGCACAGTTACCACAGCAATTACCACGCTTATATGCACGGTCCGGCCAAAGGCGGCGATGGCGCTTACTATGTAACCCTGAACCTGTCGCACACTAATGTAGCTGTGTACAAAGCTGATGGTAAATACATGGGCTCGGAAGGTGGACTTGCCGGTTGGGCCATCAGAGTCACGCCGGAAGGAAAATCTTCACTCTGGGCTAATGGTTTGCGTAGTCCGGCCGGTATCTCAACGGCGCCGGATGGCACTATCTGGTATGCCGATAACCAGGGTGAATTTGTTTCTACCTCCAAGCTGTTTGTGCTGGAAAAAGACAAGTTTTACGGGCATCCGTCCGGGCTGGTTGACTTGCCAGGCATGACACCCGATTCACCGGAAATTGCCTGGGAAAATGTGCAGGATAAACGTGAGCATGCGCTGGTGCTGTTCCCGCATAATCAGGTTGCCAACTCTCCCGGGCACCCGGTGTGGGATACCACCAAGGGCAAGTTCAGCGCTTTCAATGATCAGATATTTATCGGCGATCAAACCCAGTCGAACCTGTTGCGCGTGACCACAGAAACGGTTGATGGAACCCGACAGGGTGCCGTGATGCCCTTTATTGATGGTCTTGAGTCCGGTGTAATGCGTCCGGTGTTCCTGCCGGACGGTAGTTTGCTGGTCGGGCAAACCGGTCGCGGCTGGCAGGCGCGTGGTGGCCATGTGGCCAGCTTGCAGCGTATCTGGTGGGACAGAAAAACCGTCACCCAGGCAATACATCATGTGGCAGCAAAACCGGATGGCTTCGAGGTAACGCTCACCCAGGCTCTGGATGCCGGGGTTACCGAGGCTGCTTTGAAGGACGCTCTGCAGATCGGCTCATGGGTATACCGCGATGCGCCGGATTACGGTTCGCCGACCATGGATGAGCGAAAAGACGGTGTAAAAGCGGTAAGTCTTGATAGTAGCCGGAAAGTGATTCGGATTTCGCTGGATAGCCTTGAGCAAACGAAAGTGCATCCGCAGCAAACAGCCCGTGTCTATCACATCCAACTGACCGGTAGTCTTGTAAAACCGGGTGACCGTGAGCCTGGCGCGTTTTACACGCTCTACAAGTTTCCGCAAAAATAA
- the rplL gene encoding 50S ribosomal protein L7/L12, giving the protein MSLTKDDIINAIAELSVKDVVELITAMEEKFGVSAAAAVAGPAAGPVAAAEEQTEFDVILSSVGDKKVNVIKAVRELTGLGLKEAKDLVEAAPKAVKEAVSKADADAAKAKLEEAGAIVELK; this is encoded by the coding sequence ATGTCTCTGACTAAAGACGATATCATCAACGCTATTGCAGAGCTTTCTGTTAAAGATGTTGTTGAACTGATTACCGCTATGGAAGAAAAATTCGGTGTTAGCGCTGCAGCAGCTGTTGCTGGCCCGGCTGCTGGCCCGGTTGCCGCTGCTGAAGAACAAACTGAATTCGACGTAATTCTGTCTTCTGTAGGCGACAAGAAAGTAAACGTAATTAAAGCAGTTCGCGAGCTGACCGGTCTGGGCCTGAAAGAAGCCAAAGACCTGGTTGAAGCCGCTCCTAAAGCTGTTAAAGAAGCTGTTTCCAAAGCTGACGCTGATGCAGCCAAAGCAAAACTGGAAGAAGCTGGCGCTATCGTAGAATTGAAATAA
- the tuf gene encoding elongation factor Tu, producing the protein MAKEKFERNKPHVNVGTIGHVDHGKTTLTAALTRVCAEIWGGKAVAFDGIDNAPEERERGITINTSHVEYDSPSRHYAHVDCPGHADYVKNMITGAAQMDGAILVCGATDGPMPQTREHILLSRQVGVPYIVVFLNKADLLAADCGGVGTDEYNEMLELVEMELRELLSTYDFPADDTPIIPGSALMALNGEDENGLGTTAVKTLVETLDSYIPEPVRAIDLPFLMPVEDVFSISGRGTVVTGRVERGIIKVGEEIQIVGISDTQKSTCTGVEMFRKLLDEGRAGENVGVLLRGTKRDDVQRGQVLCKPGSVTPHTKFEAEVYVLGKDEGGRHTPFFKGYRPQFYFRTTDVTGAVELPEGVEMVMPGDNIQMSVTLIHPIAMEEGLRFAIREGGRTVGAGVVAKIIQ; encoded by the coding sequence ATGGCGAAGGAAAAGTTTGAACGTAACAAGCCCCACGTCAACGTGGGCACCATTGGTCACGTTGACCATGGTAAAACCACTCTGACTGCAGCGCTGACTCGCGTTTGTGCAGAAATCTGGGGCGGTAAAGCAGTAGCATTCGACGGTATCGACAATGCACCGGAAGAGCGTGAGCGTGGTATTACCATCAACACCTCTCACGTTGAATATGATTCACCGTCTCGTCACTACGCGCACGTAGATTGCCCGGGCCACGCCGACTATGTGAAAAACATGATCACCGGTGCTGCGCAGATGGATGGTGCTATCCTGGTATGTGGCGCGACCGATGGTCCTATGCCGCAAACCCGTGAGCACATCCTGCTGTCCCGTCAGGTAGGTGTACCTTACATCGTTGTATTCCTGAACAAAGCTGACCTGCTGGCTGCTGACTGTGGCGGCGTAGGCACTGACGAATACAATGAGATGCTGGAACTGGTAGAGATGGAGCTGCGTGAGCTGCTGTCTACTTATGACTTCCCGGCTGACGACACTCCGATCATCCCGGGTTCTGCGCTGATGGCGTTGAACGGTGAAGATGAAAACGGTCTGGGTACTACCGCTGTTAAGACTCTGGTAGAAACTCTGGACAGCTACATTCCTGAGCCGGTTCGTGCAATCGACCTGCCGTTCCTGATGCCGGTAGAAGACGTATTCTCTATCTCCGGTCGTGGTACTGTAGTAACCGGTCGTGTTGAGCGTGGCATTATCAAGGTTGGTGAAGAGATTCAGATCGTTGGTATCAGCGATACTCAGAAATCTACTTGTACCGGTGTTGAAATGTTCCGCAAGCTGCTGGACGAAGGCCGTGCCGGTGAGAACGTTGGTGTTCTGCTGCGTGGTACCAAGCGTGACGACGTTCAGCGTGGTCAGGTTTTGTGCAAGCCGGGTTCAGTAACTCCGCACACCAAGTTCGAAGCTGAAGTTTACGTGCTGGGTAAAGATGAAGGTGGTCGTCACACTCCATTCTTCAAAGGTTACCGTCCTCAGTTCTACTTCCGTACTACCGACGTAACTGGTGCGGTAGAGTTGCCGGAAGGTGTTGAAATGGTTATGCCGGGCGACAACATTCAAATGTCTGTTACCCTGATTCACCCGATCGCGATGGAAGAAGGTCTGCGCTTCGCCATTCGTGAAGGTGGTCGTACTGTTGGTGCTGGCGTTGTAGCCAAAATCATTCAGTAA
- the rplJ gene encoding 50S ribosomal protein L10 translates to MALGLDGKKAIVAEVHEAAKSALSAVVADSRGVTVGKMAVLRKQARENGVWIKVVRNTLARRAVEGTAYECLVDSFVGPTLIAFSNEHPGAGARILQDFAKENDKFELKAASFEGELVNVSLLASLPTYDEAIARLMSVMKEAAAGKLVRTIAAIRDQKEQQAA, encoded by the coding sequence GTGGCATTAGGACTTGATGGTAAGAAAGCCATTGTCGCTGAAGTCCATGAAGCTGCGAAGAGCGCTCTCTCTGCTGTTGTTGCCGACTCGCGCGGTGTAACAGTAGGCAAGATGGCGGTTCTGCGTAAGCAAGCACGTGAGAATGGCGTTTGGATCAAAGTCGTTCGTAACACGCTTGCTCGTCGCGCGGTTGAAGGTACAGCTTACGAATGTCTGGTCGACTCTTTTGTTGGTCCGACCCTGATTGCATTTTCCAATGAACATCCAGGTGCCGGTGCTCGCATCCTCCAGGATTTCGCCAAGGAAAATGACAAATTCGAACTGAAAGCTGCATCTTTTGAAGGTGAGTTGGTAAACGTTTCTCTGTTGGCATCTCTGCCGACTTACGACGAAGCGATTGCCCGCCTGATGAGCGTGATGAAAGAAGCAGCAGCAGGCAAGCTGGTTCGTACTATTGCGGCTATCCGCGATCAGAAAGAACAACAAGCAGCCTGA
- the secE gene encoding preprotein translocase subunit SecE gives MNVKSEAKEYRLDSIKWLLVVLLVVAGVAGNSYFSAEPLLYRVLALLALTAAACVVAYKTAKGASFWELIQGSIVELRKVVWPTRQETNQTTLIVVAVVIVMSIILWLLDTFFGWIAAMIIG, from the coding sequence ATGAACGTAAAAAGCGAAGCAAAAGAATACCGCCTTGATAGCATTAAATGGCTTCTGGTGGTTTTGCTGGTTGTCGCTGGCGTTGCTGGCAACTCCTATTTCTCTGCAGAACCGCTGCTGTATCGTGTTCTTGCTTTATTAGCTCTTACTGCTGCTGCATGTGTTGTTGCGTATAAAACCGCAAAAGGCGCCAGTTTTTGGGAGTTGATTCAGGGCTCGATTGTTGAGCTGAGAAAGGTTGTTTGGCCAACACGTCAGGAAACCAATCAAACTACGCTGATTGTTGTCGCGGTAGTGATTGTGATGTCCATTATTCTCTGGTTGCTGGATACATTCTTCGGATGGATCGCAGCCATGATCATAGGATAG
- the rplK gene encoding 50S ribosomal protein L11, with protein sequence MAKKVTAYIKLQVAAGKANPSPPVGPALGQHGVNIMEFCKAFNAQTQGLEVGAPVPVVISVYSDRSFTFIMKTPPASFLLKKAAGITSGSGRPNTDKVGKVGREQLEAIANTKLPDLTAADLDAAVRTIAGSARSMGIEVEGV encoded by the coding sequence ATGGCAAAGAAGGTCACAGCCTATATCAAGCTGCAAGTTGCAGCTGGTAAAGCAAATCCAAGTCCACCAGTTGGTCCAGCTCTGGGTCAGCACGGTGTAAACATTATGGAATTCTGTAAAGCGTTCAACGCTCAGACCCAGGGTCTGGAAGTTGGTGCTCCTGTACCGGTTGTTATCAGCGTGTACAGTGATCGTAGCTTTACTTTCATCATGAAAACCCCACCAGCATCGTTCCTGCTGAAAAAAGCAGCTGGTATCACCAGCGGCAGTGGTCGTCCAAATACTGACAAAGTAGGCAAAGTAGGCCGTGAGCAATTGGAAGCAATTGCAAACACCAAATTGCCGGATTTGACCGCAGCGGATCTTGATGCAGCAGTTCGTACCATTGCGGGTTCTGCCCGTTCAATGGGTATCGAAGTGGAGGGTGTGTAA